One window from the genome of Emys orbicularis isolate rEmyOrb1 chromosome 10, rEmyOrb1.hap1, whole genome shotgun sequence encodes:
- the MPHOSPH10 gene encoding U3 small nucleolar ribonucleoprotein protein MPP10, which translates to MAAPSRRLETCLKVLGAAAAQPERFLSVQDGLAADFSSLTKTLYDLHKALGTKLVRGSPLKKLVIENFDEEQIWQQIELQNNAVLDYFKKAVARDVKDKDLYLFPAQEEDDFEADTSSDKQMEQEDSMEAEPACIEDESEAKEKQSKSKARKRQLCSDEDSDVDFDVDELEQQIQKLKKTTWKKSREKSVVDDKFFSLAEMEAFLEDVEKEESKKKDDDEEEEEDEIDYFEDVLSDEDEEESEKDKIKPVKSSRNLKYKDFFDPVDDNDDLANDSENDQNDEEGDTEEEDEEGIFDEFEENNEMDIMEKNERAKEVSKKVTFNLPEDSEKEDDTDIPDEKRTDPIGIKSSFEKRQEKMHEKIKSLEKELLEEKPWQLTGEVTGQKRPENSLLEESLLFDHAVRMAPVITEETTFQLEDIIKQRIKDQAWDDVIRKEKPKEDAFEYKKRLTLDHEKSKLSLAEIYEQEYLTLNQQKTEEEENPEHVEIQKMMDSLFLKLDALSNFHFTPKPPVPEVKIISNLPAIIMEEVAPVSVSDAALLAPEEVKEKSKAGDVKTDAEKTTTDKKRERRKKKLHRRMKLREKKQRQKLLEKTKPEQGTQLSKQAVAAKLKKLTKEGKTTLLKDEGKDKALKSSRAFFSQLQDQVKMQIKGAKKIQKTQQEISAQKLKL; encoded by the exons ATGGCGGCGCCCAGCCGGCGGCTGGAGACGTGTCTGAAGGTGCTAGGTGCTGCCGCGGCCCAGCCGGAGCGCTTCCTCAG tGTGCAAGATGGACTGGCTGCAGACTTCAGTTCATTGACAAAGACTCTTTATGATTTGCATAAAGCACTAGGGACAAAACTAGTGCGTGGGAGTCCTTTAAAAAAACTGGTAATAGAAAACTTTGATGAAGAACAGATCTGGCAACAAATAGAACTACAGAATAATGCAGTTCTAGACTACTTCAAGAAAGCTGTTGCTAGAGATGTTAAAGACAAAGATCTCTACCTTTTCCCAGCCCAAGAAGAGGATGACTTTGAGGCAGACACTAGCAGTGATAAGCAAATGGAACAAGAAGATAGCATGGAAGCAGAACCTGCCTGTATTGAAGATGAAAGTGAGGCTAAAGAAAAGCAAAGTAAATCCAAAGCAAGGAAAAGGCAGCTATGTAGTGATGAGGATTCAGATGTTGACTTTGATGTTGATGAGCTAGAGCAACAGATTCAAAAGTTGAAGAAGACTACCTGGAAAAAATCAAGAGAAAAGTCCGTAGTGGATGATAAATTTTTCAGCTTGGCTGAGATGGAAGCCTTTTTGGAAGATgtagagaaagaagaaagcaagaagaaggatgatgatgaggaggaggaggaggatgagattGATTATTTTGAAGATGTTCTTTCTGACGAGGATGAAGAAGAATCTGAAAAAGATAAAATCAAG CCAGTTAAAAGTTCTAGAAATTTGAAATATAAAGATTTCTTTGACCCTGTTGATGACAATGATGACCTAGCTAATGATAGTGAAAATGATCAGAATGATGAAGAAGGTGACACtgaagaggaggatgaagaaggCATTTTTGATGA GTTTGAGGAAAATAATGAAATGGACATAATGGAGAAGAATGAGAGAGCTAAAGAAGTCTCTAAAAAAGTTACTTTTAATTTACCAGAGGACAGTGAAAAAGAAGACGATACAGATATACCAGATGAGAAGAGAACTGATCCCATTGGAATAAAATCATCTTTTGAGAAAAGGCAGGAAAAG ATGCATGAAAAAATTAAATCTCTAGAAAAGGAGTTGTTGGAGGAAAAACCTTGGCAGCTTACAGGAGAAGTGACTGGACAAAAACGACCTGAAAACAGTCTTTTGGAGGAATCTTTACTCTTTGACCATGCAGTCAGAATGG CTCCTGTGATCACAGAGGAAACCACCTTTCAGCTTGAAGATATTATCAAACAGAGGATAAAAGATCAG GCTTGGGATGATGTAATACGTAAAGAAAAACCAAAAGAGGATGCCTTTGAATACAAGAAGCGTCTAACTCTGGATCATGAAAAGAGCAAATTGAGTCTTGCTGAAATCTATGAGCAGGAGTATTTGACACTCAACCAA cAAAAAACTGAAGAGGAAGAAAATCCTGAACATGTAGAAATTCAGAAAATGATGGACTCACTCTTCCTAAAATTGGATGCTCTTTCCAACTTCCACTTCACACCTAAACCA CCCGTGCCAGAGGTTAAAATCATCTCAAATCTTCCAGCTATAATTATGGAAGAAGTAGCACCAGTTAGCGTTAGTGATGCAGCTCTCCTGGCTCCAGAGGAGGTTAAG GAAAAGAGTAAAGCTGGAGATGTGAAAACAGATGCAGAAAAGACTACCACAGACAAAAAACGAGAACGAAGAAAGAAGAAGCTTCACAGACGTATGAAGCTAAGGGAGAAGAAGCAGCGTCAAAAACTCCTGGAAAAAACAAAGCCAGAACAAGGCACGCAACTCAGCAAACAAGCTGTTGCGGCAAAATTAAAAAAGCTCACCAAAGAAGGCAAAACAACTTTGCTCAAG GATGAAGGTAAAGACAAGGCTTTGAAATCATCTCGAGCATTCTTTTCTCAATTACAAGATCAAGTAAAAATGCAAATCAAAGGTGCAAAGAAAATACAGAAGACACAGCAAGAAATTTCTGCTCAAAAACTTAAATTATAA